In one window of Octopus bimaculoides isolate UCB-OBI-ISO-001 chromosome 20, ASM119413v2, whole genome shotgun sequence DNA:
- the LOC106870085 gene encoding NAD(P)H-hydrate epimerase: MLTQIFSQFCWRSFSRPFQRQTIMTSSAKLRFLRQEEAQNIDQELFTTYGFSVDQLMELAGYSCAIAAGRSYPSLLKGASVLICCGPGNNGGDGLVCARHLKMFGSEPTIFYPKCPDKPLFKNLRLQCEKMNLQFLDSFPTDQRDIDEKYGLIIDAIFGFSFKGPVRGTFAPVLEMLKKVSCPILSVDVPSGWDVEAGAEDGL, from the coding sequence ATGTTGACGCAAATATTCTCCCAGTTTTGTTGGCGATCTTTTTCAAGACCTTTTCAGCGTCAAACCATCATGACTTCTAGCGCTAAACTTCGATTTCTTCGCCAAGAAGAAGCCCAAAACATCGACCAGGAATTATTCACCACATATGGATTCAGTGTTGACCAGTTGATGGAATTGGCCGGTTATAGCTGTGCCATAGCCGCCGGCCGTAGTTACCCTTCGCTCTTGAAAGGGGCTTCGGTCCTCATTTGTTGTGGTCCTGGAAACAACGGAGGAGATGGCTTAGTCTGTGCAAGACACCTGAAGATGTTCGGCAGCGAACCAACAATATTTTACCCCAAGTGTCCCGATAAACCCCTCTTTAAAAATCTGCGGCTGCAATGTGAGAAAATGAATCTTCAATTCTTGGACAGTTTCCCCACCGATCAACGGGATATTGATGAGAAATACGGTTTGATAATCGATGCCATATTTGGTTTTAGTTTCAAAGGCCCGGTCCGTGGGACATTCGCTCCGGTTTTGGAGATGCTTAAGAAAGTCAGTTGCCCCATACTGAGCGTGGACGTGCCGTCGGGGTGGGATGTGGAGGCAGGCGCTGAAGATGGGCTC